In Nevskiales bacterium, the genomic stretch CCCCGCCTGCCGTTCGCGTAGATAGACGTTCAGGATCTTCCCGATCGCGCCGACCACGTCCTGGCGCGAGATCGAGGGCCCGATCTTCTCGCCGAGCGCGGCGTCGTTGGACGAGCTGCCGCCCAGCATCAGCTGGTACCACTCTTCCTTGATCTCGTGCTTCTGGCCGTCGATCACGACCTTGCGGATCTTTTCCACGCCCAGGATGCCGATGTGGCCCACGCTGTGGTGGCCGCAGCCGTTCATGCAGCCGGACATCTTCACTTCGATCTCGCCCAGATCATAGACGTAGTCCAGGCTGTCGAAGCGCTCGTTGATTTCGGCAGCGACGCCGATCGAGCCGGCATTGGCCAGCGAGCAGAAATCCAGGCCCGGGCAGCAGATCATGTCGGTCAGGGTGCCGATGTTGGGCGTGGCCAGGTTCAGGCGTCGCAGTTCGCCCCACAGCCCATACAGATCGGCCTGTTTCACGTCGGCCAGCACCAGGTTCTGGTTGTGAGTGACACGCACCTCACCGAAGCTGTAGCGATCGGCGAGGTCCGCGATCGCATCCATCTGCTCGTGCGTGCAGTCGCCGGGCGGGATGCCCGGCGCCTTGAGCGACACGAACACGGCCTTGTAGCCTGGCGCTTTGTGCGCGCGCAGGTTGTGTTTCGCCCAGCTGGCGAAGGCCGGGATTTCCGCCAGCCGCTGCGCGAAGTTGCGGTCGTTGGCGGCGGCGGGATCGTAGGCCGGCGGCACGAAATGCGCCTGCATGGCCTTGAAGTCGTCCTCCACCAGCGTCAGGCCCGGCGCGCCCTTGATCCTGGCCCACTCGGCCTCGACCATCTGCGTGAACTTTTCCGCGCCCAGCGCCTTGACCAGGATCTTGATGCGCGCCTTGTGGATGTTGTCGCGCCGGCCGAGGCGGTTGTATACGCGCAGGATGGCCTCGAGGTAGGACAGCAGGTGCTCGCGCTCGAGCCAGTCGCGGATGCGCACCGACAGGATGGGGGTGCGGCCCAGCCCGCCGCCGACATAGATCGAAAAACCCAGTGCGCCCTTTTCGTTGCGCACCAGGCGCACGCCGATGTCGTGCGTCTGCATCGCCGCGCGCTCCTGCGCGGAGGCGCTGAAGGCGATCTTGAACTTGCGCGGCAGCCAGTTGAACTCCGGGTGGAAGGTGGACCACTGGCGCGTGATCTCGCAGTAGGGGCGCGGGTCCTCGATCTCGTCCGCGGCGACGCCGGCGAGGGGGTCCGTGGTGATGTTGCGGATGCAGTTGCCGCTGGTCTGGATGGCGTGCATCTCGACACTGGCGAGCTCCGCCAGGATGTCCGGCACGCGTTCCAGTTCCGGCCAGTTGTACTGGATGTTCTGGCGAGTGGAGAAATGGCCGTAGCCTTTGTCATAGGTGCGTGCGATATGCGCCAGCATGCGCAGCTGCTTGGAGGACAGCAGGCCATAGGGGATGGCCACGCGCAGCATGGGCGCGAAGCGCTGCACGTACAGCCCGTTGCGCAGGCGCAGGGCGCGGAACTCGTCCTCGCCCAGCTCACCGGCCAGGAAGCGCCGGGTCTGGTCGCGGAACTGCGCAACGCGCTCGTTGACCAGAGTCTGGTCGAAACTGTCGTAGCGATACATCGTGGACCTGGTTTACCGCCCTTGGGCGCCGTCAGTGCAAGCTTGCTGCAGACCGGTGCGGATCATCCGCGCGCAAGATACCGCTAAAGTCTTATAAGCAAAAGGAATTAATCTATCTAAGGATATGAAATTATAGCGGAATGCGCTCCTCAGGCCTACCAATGGCCGCCCGGCCCGGGGCTAGCGCCTGGCCAGCCGGCCGCTGATCTCGGCAAGGATCGCATCGCGTTC encodes the following:
- a CDS encoding nitrite/sulfite reductase, which gives rise to MYRYDSFDQTLVNERVAQFRDQTRRFLAGELGEDEFRALRLRNGLYVQRFAPMLRVAIPYGLLSSKQLRMLAHIARTYDKGYGHFSTRQNIQYNWPELERVPDILAELASVEMHAIQTSGNCIRNITTDPLAGVAADEIEDPRPYCEITRQWSTFHPEFNWLPRKFKIAFSASAQERAAMQTHDIGVRLVRNEKGALGFSIYVGGGLGRTPILSVRIRDWLEREHLLSYLEAILRVYNRLGRRDNIHKARIKILVKALGAEKFTQMVEAEWARIKGAPGLTLVEDDFKAMQAHFVPPAYDPAAANDRNFAQRLAEIPAFASWAKHNLRAHKAPGYKAVFVSLKAPGIPPGDCTHEQMDAIADLADRYSFGEVRVTHNQNLVLADVKQADLYGLWGELRRLNLATPNIGTLTDMICCPGLDFCSLANAGSIGVAAEINERFDSLDYVYDLGEIEVKMSGCMNGCGHHSVGHIGILGVEKIRKVVIDGQKHEIKEEWYQLMLGGSSSNDAALGEKIGPSISRQDVVGAIGKILNVYLRERQAG